GTGCAATTGAAACCTTTTCAACCTCCACAATGTACTCAAGTGTCGCCGAAGGAGGAATCTTTACATGATCGGAACCAAAATCTGCACCCTCGTCTCCAAAGGCGAGAGCAGGCGGCACTATGATTCTTCGCTTTCCACCGTTCTTCATCGTTTTTAAAACAGTTTCCACCCCTTCACACATTCCTTTGCTATAAGGCCTTGATCCTACCACAAGAGCCAATGGCTTTTTGTCCCTACCAAAGGTGTCCACAAACACACCACCATCTCCTACCACACTTCCCTTGATATCTATAACTACTAAATCCCCTTTCCTTGGTATAGCACCACCACCCACTCTTAACTCATAGTACCTACATAAAAAAAACCCTTGTAGATTCATTCAATAATCTTTTCATATATTATTCATTTTAAaacatttatattattattttgaaaTATAAAATACTTTAAAACCAACATCATGTTTTATGGGATGGTTGTACCTTATGCCATTAGGTAATACCACCTCCTCTTCCTTCTCTACATCTCTGTATCAATCCAACAAAAAAGATGCAATGCTTAGATGAAAGATATTAAAAAAAATGTGAAATAATACAGAATATATAGTGTTTGGACAAAGCATTTGATGAAACTTAGTAGGGATGAATATACACGGGCATTGGTAATCCCAATCTTATACTCGAATATTAAACCGTGTCTAGTACCCATCGAATACCATATTACTCAACAACATTCTGGTAGTGGAGtgggtcatcatcatcatcttactcagtaaatcccaccaatagcaaagctaaggtagggagggtaagatgtagacaaccttacctctaccccgtaggaatagagagactgcttccagtaagacccccggctcgatggtagttttgcatcaagtcttggacataaggcacataacactcggcaattaagacaaaggccaaTTAGTACATGTACTCCTTTGTCTTTCgactatcaacgccaccacatgatgcatgattaaccactCCCCTCTAACATTATTTTCACGagattagtaaaataacgttaaaattagtgcactttctgGTAGTGGGTATATCCGTTAATTTGTTATTCATTTCTTACTATTCCAAATTTTATTAGCCATGAAAATTGGtaatactaaaataaaaaaaagtcagTGGATTAGCAAATCTCTCTATTATCCAAGGACAAAtactaaaaataaaatagaaattttAAGGGTATGATTAGGGTAAGCACGTATTTATGTTTCGGGTAACTGGACTAGGTATCATGTAATACCGTACTCATCCCATACCCGTATAGATATATTAGATGCACGTCTTGAATGTTTCGGGTTTATCTTTTAGGTTCATGTTTGTTTGCAGAATCCTAATATCATTGTTTATTCCAAAAGCTGCAGCTTAACAAACCTTGTATTAGCTTCTTCCTGACTGACTTCAAGACGGGTCTTGATTTGTTCAGAGACAACACCAAATGCTAAAAAACCCGCCCAAGCCAGCCCGGCACCAAGACCAAATCTTCTTGTCAAGCTCGAAGCTATCCAATCTGTTGAATCCACATTACCACCTCGTTGTACCTTATCTTTAGCCACCACCAATGGCTCTTGTGGTTGTGAACTCTTACTGAGGGATGGCTGCTGTGATGGTGGCTgagatggcggtggtggtggtggttgtgatgATGAAGATAAATGGTGAGTTCTTACCACCGGAGGAGACACAATTGGTGGAGAACCAAAGAAAGTTGCCATGGGTTGATCTGAAAACGCATTAAGGTGTTCTGGTGCAATATGTATACTAATGGTCCCTACCTTATCTCAATATTTGTGATAAGATTTTTAGGGTATTAAAATCTCCTTTATCAAATAATGCATGGACTACAATGTATAACCGGGCATGCATAGAGTACAAACTGCTCAAATCATTAAGTTATAAATCAACTTGGCTATTTTTGATTTACAAAGAGCAGGAAGCCAAAAGCAAATAAAACTACATAtcgggtatgtttggcaaaactAGCTGATGGCTGTTGGTTTGTGGCTGAAAGccgtagctttttagatatatttaggTGTTTGACAGAGTAGctaaatattttaataaaatgtataaaatgacacTACAAAAAAATTACCATCTAGTGACACACAAAAAGTGCCACAGATTAACAAAGAAGTGCCACTATAAACAACTATAGGAATGAGCGGCACACAAAAAAAGTGCCGCTAGAAGTGCTGACGCTGAagccttttagtggcactttttcaATCTGCCGCACAAAGTCTTTAggcttttagtggcacttttttatCTGCCACTACAAACTTTTGGGCTTTTAGTGGCACATATTTTTTGCCACAAAAATCATACCAAATTAAATACTATTGACATTTATCATATAATTTTTTATTGATTACACTTATTATTATTtacattaaataataaaaataaatttgtaaaatgTAGAAATCATAATATAATCACTTCAAATAAAAAGTTCAATCAATCATTTTTCAAAGATTCCAAATGtttacaaataaatatttaataagtgtcgaCCTAAGTCTAAATATCAAACATACaaaacaaataattaataaacattAGAACAAAATACCAAAACTTCATTGCGTTCATGAATCTCTTTCACAATCTTCATACGAGTAAaataatcatcattttctcacttcaTATATAGTTGTTCCCTGCACTTATTGCTTATGGCCGACGCATCAGCCAAGTATGATGTAAGAGCAATTAATAAATGACAAATTCACTTCTTTGACATCACTTTAAGCTCTCCAACCAAAGATTGAGTGGGTACAGTTATCTGAATTGCCATCACCTAACGGAAAGAGGCTTCATGATAAGAATCTTTACGTTGATAACTAGTAATATCCGCTGCGTTGTGGCTGGGTTCACCTTCACAAATCATAGAAGATTACATCGACCTGATCAGAGAAATTAGCAGCCCATTCCAAACATAGTCAATAATATCTGCAAAAGCAAAAATACCAGTATATACAGCAGCCTTATCAAGATTAGTCCtaaattaccaaaaaaaaaatagtggCAATAAAATAACAGAAGTATCAACAATTTCTAAACATTCCAAGAGCCACTTCATATGATCCCAATTACTAACATCTGATAAATTTGCCAATGACCCGTTGATCATGTCCCAGCATTAGCAGCGGATGAAACAGATCATCATCAGCAAGGTATGAAATAAGTGATTCCCTTGCCAGTCCAAAACCTTGACCCCTAGAAAAATTCCATCGAATCCTTCTGCCACCTCTACCTTCCCATGATGATGTCGGTCTTGAAGTTTCAAGTGCAGATGCTATTGTATAGTGTTTATTTAACAAAACACTAATGACTTTCAGGAAAACAAACTTGAATTCAAAATCAATATGAACAACTCTACAAATTTATGAGGTATAGGTTTTATTCAACGAAACACTAATGACTTTCAACAATTAGCAAAAAAAAGGATTAAAAATTTACCTCAGACACAAGTCATGTGTGTCACGAATTCAAAATCTCCATGTTTCGCTTGGTCAAAATCAATAGCAAGCCGGGGTGTGGTAGCGACAAGTGCTGGGTGCAGTGTGCTGTGCAAAACAGATTtagggatgaagatgatcaaGCATTCATCAGAaattcaaaataaacttaaaattAATGCAATTCAGTTGCTTACTATTCCATAACAAAAAAATGAGCCTATAAAAAACATCAATATCCATGGTTTCTAGATTTATATACATGTGAACAATCCCGAGAGTGCataagttgaaatgacataatATAACCGTCATTCTGCACCGTCCACTCTAATTTTTGCATTTAGGAGCAAAATATACTGTTCACAAATATGGAAATTTTAATTTTGGACATAAGAGTGTTTTTGGTCGATCTGGACCTGTTTGTTTTAAATCCCCAGCCCagtaaaaaagaaaataaaagatgCCTGTTTGGACTTGTTATCCCAACCTAACATACCACTCTTAACCCACCTATCTTGTTACATTACTTTAAGTTTTGTCTTATTTTCTTTTACTATTTAAAGAGATGGAGAGACGGAATCAGCATCCCCACCACCTGTAAGTCTGTAACTACCGGTCATGAAACCGCAATTTCTAGTGCCCCTCTAGTGGCTCCTCCAGTAGCCGCAACACCTCCTGCAGTTGCTCCATCCACAGCAACGGCTGCAACTCCTATAGTTGCCCCATCGTCAATAGTCATAGCTGATCCACCTCTTTACCTGTCTTCGCCTCAAACAATGAAACAAACAGGTTTAACGACTTTGATCCTCGTGGTTTCATCTGTTCATTTCCAGattaaattaaaaataactaTTCTGTTTTACCATTTCTATTAAGCTTAGCAAGTCTTAATACTATACACAAACTTATAATTTGGTATATAAATAGAAATTGACCCATTATGCAAACATTAAAGCTGTTTAACCCAAATTAACCCGTTATGAAAAAACTACACATTCGGCATATCTTTAACTAATCTTGTTAACAAATACACAACGCCCATTACatattataataaaaatatttCAAGTCAGTCGATACCAAAGTGAAATCACTATCTCTAATGGGACTAAAAGAAGAGGTAAAAGATCAAACATGTTTGGGTTCTTATTAATTGCTAAAATAAAGCTTAAGTGTTATATTCCAAAGGTTTTGGAATATAATCactttgacttttagttctgtATAGTATGGACTCTATATAGCCCTTCCTTTATTTGACACAATTCATTGGGTT
This genomic stretch from Helianthus annuus cultivar XRQ/B chromosome 8, HanXRQr2.0-SUNRISE, whole genome shotgun sequence harbors:
- the LOC110873115 gene encoding peptidyl-prolyl cis-trans isomerase FKBP17-2, chloroplastic, yielding MATFFGSPPIVSPPVVRTHHLSSSSQPPPPPPSQPPSQQPSLSKSSQPQEPLVVAKDKVQRGGNVDSTDWIASSLTRRFGLGAGLAWAGFLAFGVVSEQIKTRLEVSQEEANTRDVEKEEEVVLPNGIRYYELRVGGGAIPRKGDLVVIDIKGSVVGDGGVFVDTFGRDKKPLALVVGSRPYSKGMCEGVETVLKTMKNGGKRRIIVPPALAFGDEGADFGSDHVKIPPSATLEYIVEVEKVSIAPS